The following proteins come from a genomic window of Burkholderia stabilis:
- the ftsY gene encoding signal recognition particle-docking protein FtsY encodes MFSFFKRFKKTQEPDPAESQSADTPQTDEPSDAPAVEAPPVADVPQAPAQPAAPAVVMTVTPTNDGRDEVVETVEIVPPPTQDASAKKSWLARLKTGLAKTGSNITGVFVNTKIDEDLYEELETALLMSDAGVDATEYLLGALREKVRTGRLTDPQQVKAALHDLLVELLTPLEKSLMLGRAQPLVMMITGVNGAGKTTSIGKLAKHLQSFDQSVLLAAGDTFRAAAREQLAVWGERNNVTVVQQESGDPAAVIFDAVSAARARKIDVMMADTAGRLPTQLHLMEELKKVKRVISKAHDGSPHEVLLVIDANTGQNALTQVKAFDDALGLTGLIVTKLDGTAKGGILAAIARQRPVPVYFIGVGEKVEDLQPFSAVEFADALLG; translated from the coding sequence ATGTTCAGCTTCTTCAAACGATTCAAGAAAACGCAGGAGCCCGATCCGGCGGAATCGCAATCGGCCGACACACCGCAAACGGACGAGCCGTCCGACGCGCCCGCGGTCGAAGCCCCGCCGGTGGCCGACGTGCCGCAGGCGCCCGCCCAACCGGCCGCGCCGGCCGTCGTGATGACGGTCACGCCGACCAACGACGGCCGAGACGAAGTCGTCGAGACGGTCGAAATCGTCCCGCCGCCGACGCAGGACGCCTCCGCGAAGAAGTCGTGGCTGGCGCGCCTGAAAACGGGGCTCGCGAAGACTGGCTCGAACATCACCGGCGTCTTCGTCAACACCAAGATCGACGAGGATCTGTACGAGGAGCTCGAAACCGCGCTGCTGATGTCCGACGCAGGCGTCGACGCAACCGAGTACCTGCTCGGCGCGCTGCGCGAAAAGGTGCGCACGGGCCGGCTGACCGACCCGCAGCAGGTGAAGGCCGCGCTGCACGATTTGCTCGTCGAGCTGCTGACGCCGCTCGAGAAATCGCTGATGCTCGGCCGTGCGCAGCCGCTCGTGATGATGATCACCGGCGTAAACGGCGCGGGCAAGACGACCAGCATCGGCAAGCTCGCAAAACATCTGCAGAGCTTCGACCAGTCGGTGCTGCTGGCCGCAGGCGACACGTTCCGCGCGGCCGCGCGCGAACAGCTGGCGGTCTGGGGCGAGCGCAACAACGTGACGGTCGTGCAACAGGAAAGCGGCGATCCGGCCGCGGTGATCTTCGACGCGGTCAGCGCCGCGCGCGCGCGCAAGATCGACGTGATGATGGCCGACACGGCCGGCCGCCTGCCGACGCAGCTCCACCTGATGGAAGAGCTGAAGAAGGTGAAGCGCGTGATCTCGAAGGCGCACGACGGCTCGCCGCACGAGGTGCTGCTGGTGATCGACGCGAACACCGGCCAGAACGCGCTCACGCAGGTGAAGGCATTCGACGACGCGCTCGGCCTCACCGGGCTCATCGTCACGAAGCTCGACGGCACCGCGAAGGGCGGGATTCTCGCCGCGATCGCGCGGCAACGCCCGGTGCCCGTCTACTTCATCGGCGTCGGCGAGAAGGTCGAAGATTTGCAGCCGTTCAGCGCCGTGGAATTCGCGGACGCGCTGCTCGGCTGA
- the rsmD gene encoding 16S rRNA (guanine(966)-N(2))-methyltransferase RsmD, with product MSRSSSGRPAAPPSRGKPHTIRIIGGDWKRTPLAVLDLDGLRPTPDRVRETLFNWLGQDLEGRRCLDLFAGTGALGFEAASRGASSVVMVERHPRAAQQLRAIKDKLGARMVEVAEADALRLAAGLTPGAFDVVFLDPPFGDTAALERAITLSAPLVAAGGALYVETGEELDPAAHDALAGWQVVKHGKAGAVHYHLLRRENDE from the coding sequence ATGTCCCGTTCCTCTTCCGGCCGCCCGGCGGCCCCGCCCAGCCGCGGCAAGCCGCACACGATCCGCATCATCGGCGGCGACTGGAAACGCACGCCGCTCGCGGTGCTCGACCTCGACGGCCTGCGGCCGACACCCGATCGCGTGCGCGAGACGCTGTTCAACTGGCTCGGCCAGGATCTCGAAGGCCGGCGCTGCCTCGACCTGTTCGCCGGTACCGGCGCGCTCGGCTTCGAGGCCGCTTCGCGCGGCGCGTCGAGCGTCGTGATGGTCGAGCGCCATCCGCGTGCCGCGCAGCAGCTGCGCGCGATCAAGGACAAACTCGGCGCCCGCATGGTCGAGGTCGCGGAGGCCGATGCGCTGCGGCTCGCGGCCGGGCTCACGCCGGGTGCGTTCGACGTCGTGTTTCTCGATCCGCCTTTCGGCGATACGGCCGCGCTCGAGCGCGCGATCACGCTGTCGGCGCCGCTCGTCGCGGCGGGCGGCGCGCTGTACGTCGAGACGGGCGAGGAACTCGATCCGGCCGCGCACGACGCGCTCGCAGGCTGGCAGGTCGTGAAGCACGGCAAGGCCGGTGCGGTTCACTATCATTTGCTGCGGCGCGAAAATGATGAATAA
- the coaD gene encoding pantetheine-phosphate adenylyltransferase: MVVAVYPGTFDPLTRGHEDLVRRASSIFDTLVVGVADSRAKKPFFSLEERLTIANEVLGHYPNVKVMSFTGLLKDFVRTNNARVIVRGLRAVSDFEYEFQMAGMNRYLLPDVETMFMTPSDQYQFISGTIVREIAQLGGDVSKFVFPSVEKWLTEKVAAMGGPAA; this comes from the coding sequence ATGGTAGTCGCCGTGTATCCCGGTACGTTCGATCCGCTGACGCGCGGGCACGAAGACCTCGTGCGGCGTGCGTCGAGCATTTTTGATACGCTGGTGGTTGGAGTTGCCGACAGCCGCGCGAAAAAGCCGTTCTTCTCGCTGGAAGAACGTCTGACGATTGCGAACGAGGTGCTCGGCCATTATCCGAACGTGAAGGTGATGAGTTTCACCGGCCTCCTGAAGGACTTTGTCCGCACCAACAACGCACGCGTGATCGTGCGCGGCCTGCGCGCCGTGTCCGATTTCGAATATGAGTTCCAGATGGCGGGGATGAACCGCTACCTGCTGCCCGACGTCGAGACGATGTTCATGACGCCGTCGGACCAGTACCAGTTCATCTCGGGCACGATCGTGCGGGAAATCGCACAGTTGGGCGGCGATGTCAGCAAGTTCGTGTTCCCGTCCGTCGAGAAATGGCTGACCGAGAAGGTCGCCGCGATGGGAGGCCCTGCCGCGTAA
- a CDS encoding YfhL family 4Fe-4S dicluster ferredoxin has product MALMITDECINCDVCEPECPNGAISMGPDIYVIDPKKCTECVGHFDEPQCQQVCPVECIPRDPQHDESHAQLMEKYHALVADKGDDAS; this is encoded by the coding sequence ATGGCTTTGATGATTACCGACGAGTGCATCAATTGCGACGTGTGCGAGCCCGAGTGCCCGAACGGCGCGATTTCGATGGGCCCGGACATCTACGTGATCGACCCGAAGAAGTGCACCGAGTGTGTCGGCCATTTCGACGAGCCGCAGTGCCAGCAGGTGTGTCCGGTCGAATGCATTCCGCGCGATCCGCAACATGACGAATCGCACGCGCAATTGATGGAGAAGTATCACGCGTTGGTCGCCGACAAGGGCGACGACGCGTCGTGA
- the hisC gene encoding histidinol-phosphate transaminase, translating into MSRYWSDVIQQLVPYVPGEQPALAHPVKLNTNENPYPPSPRVVAAIARELGETGDTLRRYPDPVARALRETVAAHHRIRPEQVFVGNGSDEVLAHAFQALLKHDRPLRFPDITYSFYPTYARLYGVETTIVPLADDFSIRVDDYLDDAGGVLFPNPNAPTGRALPLEDVERIAAANPSSVVVIDEAYVDFGAQSAIMLIDRHPNLLVVHTTSKARSLAGMRVGFAFGDAALIDALNRVKDSFNSYPLDRLAQAAAQAAYEDTDYFDATCRRVIDSRTRLTQALDALGFDVVPSAANFVFARHPAHDAGAIAAKLKEREIFVRHFRLPRIDQHLRITVGTDAECDALVAALRELLG; encoded by the coding sequence GTGAGCCGTTACTGGAGCGACGTCATTCAGCAACTCGTGCCTTACGTGCCGGGCGAGCAGCCCGCGCTCGCGCACCCGGTCAAGCTGAACACCAACGAGAATCCCTATCCGCCGTCGCCGCGCGTCGTCGCGGCGATCGCACGTGAACTCGGGGAGACCGGCGACACGCTGCGCCGTTATCCAGACCCGGTCGCACGCGCGCTGCGCGAGACGGTCGCGGCCCATCACCGCATCAGGCCCGAGCAGGTGTTCGTCGGCAACGGCTCCGACGAGGTGCTCGCGCACGCATTCCAGGCACTGCTCAAGCACGACCGGCCGCTGCGCTTTCCCGACATCACGTACAGCTTCTATCCGACCTATGCGCGCCTGTACGGCGTCGAGACCACGATCGTGCCGCTCGCGGACGACTTCTCGATCCGAGTCGACGATTATCTCGACGACGCCGGCGGCGTGCTGTTCCCGAACCCGAATGCACCGACCGGGCGCGCGCTGCCGCTCGAGGACGTCGAACGGATCGCAGCTGCGAATCCGTCGTCGGTCGTCGTGATCGACGAAGCGTACGTCGATTTCGGCGCGCAGTCCGCGATTATGCTGATCGACCGCCATCCGAACCTGCTGGTCGTGCACACGACGTCGAAAGCGCGCTCGCTCGCGGGCATGCGCGTCGGCTTCGCGTTCGGCGATGCGGCACTGATCGACGCGCTGAACCGCGTGAAGGACAGCTTCAACTCCTATCCGCTCGACCGGCTCGCGCAGGCTGCCGCGCAGGCCGCGTACGAGGACACCGACTATTTCGACGCGACCTGCCGACGCGTAATCGACAGCCGCACGCGGCTCACGCAGGCGCTCGACGCGCTCGGCTTCGACGTCGTGCCGTCGGCCGCGAATTTCGTGTTCGCACGTCATCCCGCGCACGATGCGGGCGCGATCGCAGCGAAGCTGAAGGAACGGGAGATTTTCGTGCGGCACTTCCGGCTGCCGCGGATCGACCAGCATCTGCGCATCACCGTCGGCACCGACGCCGAATGCGATGCGCTCGTCGCAGCGCTGCGCGAATTGCTGGGCTGA